Proteins from a single region of Drosophila biarmipes strain raj3 chromosome 3R, RU_DBia_V1.1, whole genome shotgun sequence:
- the LOC108026334 gene encoding elongator complex protein 1 isoform X1, which translates to MRNLKLRYCKELDAVAHPRQLLLQPELNGDTADTAFVVSDDKIYAVQESGNVRPKVIADLPDIVGVEFLQLDNAICVASGAGEVLLVDPQTGATKAEGTYCDVGIECMSWSPNQEVVAFVTRTHNVVLMTSTFDVIAEEPLDAELAPDQQFVNVGWGKKETQFHGTEGKQAARQTAGDSTDNQNNEDLNQDVNISWRGDGAFFVVSFVSAQLGRTFKVYDSEGKLHHTAEKSANLKEVVAWRPAGNWIALPQRFPNKSTIALFEKNGLRHRELVLPFDLQEEPVVQLRWSEDSDILAIRTTTKEEQRVYLYTIGNYHWYLKQVLIFDQADPMALLHWDTRIGAEHTLHILKESGKRLIYSWAFAVDRYERSGVVGVIDGKRLLLTDFARAVVPPPMCQKVLQLDNYINAFTWYETSLCVYTCDRRMYSYEPMQQLGGQEPQSSLLMPDEELCRLTLANLTYFSCDYLLATHSSGGSTRLLLLNKEADEDEVNDQGELCYRVQTSLRINGLVNAVTIGANAMDQFYVQTVNNGHTYEVSLKTDNTLKVERAHVQLSQPADQIEWFTIISDSTGGLITLRNKQLLHMDGHRIAEDVTSFCVVGNYLAYTQLNALHFVRLRDRRQVASRNIERGGKLVTAVASEARVVLQLPRGNLEAICPRVLVLELVGALLGRKQYQAAMQMLRKQRINLNIICDHNVEQFVANIDVFLREIKQSQWLCLFLSELQNEDFAKGMYSSNYEAAKQTYPSDYRVEEKVEYVCRLLGQRMEQATRPEDVERFRLPVITAYVKLGRLEQALQLIWREKQTDAALADQLLKYLLYLVDVNDLYNVALGTYDFGLVLFVAQKSQKDPKEFLPYLNELKALPTEYRKFRIDDHLKKYASALSHLAACGEEHYEEALEFIRKHGLYTAGLACYRDHIEFHKSICVAYADHLRANAKLDNASLMYERGGQLQQALLSAKHTLDWQRVLVLAKKLGEPLDQVAQSLVGPLQQQGRHMEAYELVKEHSKDRERQLEVLLEGHLYSRAIYEAGLEEGDALAEKIAPALLAYGAQLQNSLHADLQLFLEYKQRLLDIRQRQANNGDGDNDADVDLEEVDLLSDTTSLHSSRYSGTSRGTGKTFRSSKNRRKHERKLLSLKPGNPFEDIALIDALHNHVTKIAQQQLSVRDTCKALLLLASAADADPLAAALQREFKTLLQAVEAALDEIWTPELVGSGSMAQHLTGPNVDYLALQKEQRYALISPLKRFKPQLNLMDWQHEILQ; encoded by the exons ATGCGCAATCTGAAGCTGCGATATTGCAAGGAGCTGGATGCAGTGGCTCACCCCCGCCAGCTGCTCCTGCAGCCGGAACTGAACGGCGACACCGCGGACACAGCCTTCGTGGTTTCGGACGACAAGATATACGCCGTTCAGGAGTCCGGTAATGTGCGACCAAAAGTCATTGCCGATTTGCCGGACATTGTGGGTGTGGAGTTCCTGCAGCTGGACAATGCCATCTGCGTGGCCAGTGGGGCTGGCGAAGTGCTCCTGGTTGATCCCCAGACGGGTGCCACCAAGGCCGAGGGAACCTACTGCGACGTGGGCATCGAGTGCATGTCGTGGTCGCCCAACCAGGAGGTGGTGGCCTTCGTCACCCGCACCCACAATGTGGTGCTGATGACCAGCACCTTTGACGTGATCGCCGAGGAGCCACTGGACGCTGAGCTGGCGCCCGATCAGCAGTTTGTCAACGTGGGCTGGGGCAAGAAGGAGACTCAGTTCCACGGAACCGAAGGAAAGCAGGCTGCCAGACAGACTGCAGGTGATTCCACCGACAACCAGAACAACGAGGATCTTAATCAG GATGTAAACATTTCCTGGCGCGGCGATGGAGCCTTCTTTGTCGTCTCATTTGTGTCTGCCCAGCTGGGTCGCACCTTTAAGGTATACGACAGCGAGGGAAAACTTCATCACACAGCCGAGAAGAGCGCTAATCTTAAGGAGGTGGTGGCCTGGCGACCGGCAGGAAATTGGATTGCCCTACCTCAGCGATTCCCAAACAAGTCCACCATCGCTCTCTTCGAAAAGAACGGCTTAAGGCATCGCGAGCTGGTGCTTCCCTTTGATCTTCAGGAAGAGCCGGTAGTGCAGCTGCGTTGGAGCGAGGATTCAGACATTCTGGCCATAAGGACAACGACCAAAGAAGAGCAGCGGGTATATCTGTATACGATAGGCAACTATCACTGGTACCTCAAGCAGGTGTTGATTTTTGACCAAGCGGATCCGATGGCACTGCTCCACTGGGACACGCGGATAGGAGCCGAGCATACGCTACACATTCTCAAGGAGAGCGGGAAGAGGTTGATCTACAGCTGGGCCTTTGCGGTGGATCGTTACGAGCGCAGCGGCGTCGTGGGCGTCATCGATGGCAAGCGGCTGCTGCTCACAGATTTCGCCAGGGCCGTAGTGCCACCTCCCATGTGCCAGAAGGTTCTTCAACTGGACAACTACATCAACGCCTTCACCTGGTACGAGACCAGCTTGTGTGTGTACACCTGCGATCGTCGCATGTACTCCTACGAGCCCATGCAGCAGTTGGGCGGACAGGAGCCGCAGTCCAGCCTACTTATGCCGGATGAGGAGCTTTGCCGTTTGACACTGGCCAATCTCACCTACTTCTCGTGTGATTACCTGCTAGCCACGCACAGCTCAGGTGGATCCACACGCCTGCTACTGCTGAACAAAGAGGCCGACGAGGATGAGGTCAACGATCAAGGCGAGCTTTGCTATCGTGTGCAGACTTCCCTGCGGATCAACGGCCTGGTAAACGCTGTAACCATTGGAGCCAACGCCATGGATCAGTTTTACGTGCAAACGGTGAATAATGGTCACACATACGAAGTGTCTCTAAAGACGGACAACACGCTTAAGGTGGAGCGAGCACATGTGCAGTTGTCTCAGCCTGCTGACCAGATCGAGTGGTTCACCATCATTAGCGACTCCACTG GCGGTCTCATCACCCTCCGCAATAAGCAACTGCTCCATATGGACGGCCATCGCATTGCCGAGGACGTCACTTCCTTCTGCGTGGTGGGCAACTATCTGGCTTACACCCAGCTTAATGCACTGCACTTCGTCCGCCTGAGGGATCGTCGCCAGGTGGCCAGCAGGAACATTGAACGCGGTGGCAAGCTGGTAACGGCGGTGGCCAGTGAGGCCCGTGTTGTGCTTCAGCTTCCACGCGGCAATTTGGAAGCCATTTGCCCGCGTGTGCTCGTCCTGGAGCTAGTGGGCGCTCTGCTCGGCCGTAAGCAGTATCAGGCGGCCATGCAGATGTTGCGCAAGCAGCGCATTAACCTAAACATCATTTGCGACCACAATGTGGAGCAGTTTGTGGCCAACATCGATGTCTTCCTGCGCGAGATCAAGCAAAGTCAGTGGCTCTGCCTGTTCCTGAGTGAGCTGCAGAACGAGGACTTTGCCAAGGGCATGTACTCCAGCAACTATGAGGCGGCCAAGCAGACCTATCCCTCGGACTATAGAGTAGAGGAGAAGGTTGAGTATGTGTGCCGGCTGCTAGGACAGCGCATGGAACAGGCCACTCGTCCGGAGGATGTGGAGCGCTTCCGGCTGCCTGTCATCACTGCCTATGTGAAGTTGGGCCGCTTGGAACAGGCTCTCCAGTTGATTTGGCGGGAGAAGCAGACGGATGCGGCTCTGGCAGATCAGCTGCTGAAATATCTTCTCTATTTGGTGGACGTCAACGATCTGTATAACGTGGCCCTGGGCACCTACGACTTTGGACTCGTGCTGTTCGTGGCTCAAAAGTCGCAGAAGGATCCCAAAGAGTTTCTGCCCTATCTCAACGAACTGAAGGCTTTGCCCACGGAATATCGCAAGTTCCGGATCGATGATCATCTTAAAAAGTACGCCTCGGCTTTGTCACATCTTGCTGCTTGTGGAGAGGAGCACTACGAGGAGGCACTGGAGTTCATCCGAAAGCATGGCCTGTACACGGCGGGCTTGGCATGCTATAGGGATCATATTGAGTTCCACAAGAGCATCTGTGTGGCCTATGCGGATCACCTAAGAGCCAATGCCAAGCTGGATAACGCCAGTCTCATGTATGAGCGTGGCGGTCAGTTGCAACAGGCATTGCTCAGCGCCAAGCACACTCTCGACTGGCAACGTGTTCTGGTGCTGGCCAAGAAACTGGGTGAGCCACTGGATCAGGTGGCCCAGTCCTTGGTTGGTCCTCTTCAGCAGCAGGGCCGCCACATGGAAGCTTATGAACTGGTGAAAGAGCATAGCAAGGACCGGGAGCGGCAGCTGGAAGTGCTGCTAGAGGGTCATCTCTATAGCAGAGCTATTTACGAGGCGGGTCTGGAGGAGGGAGATGCCTTGG CAGAGAAAATCGCCCCTGCCTTGCTGGCCTATGGTGCTCAGCTACAAAACTCCTTGCACGCCGACCTGCAGCTCTTCCTGGAGTATAAGCAGCGTCTGTTGGACATCCGCCAGAGACAGGCCAACAACGGCGATGGGGATAACGATGCGGATGTGGATCTGGAGGAGGTGGACCTACTGTCGGACACCACCAGCCTGCACTCCTCGCGCTACAGCGGCACCTCACGAGGCACCGG CAAGACATTCCGCTCGAGCAAAAACCGACGCAAGCACGAACGCAAGCTGCTCAGCCTGAAGCCGGGCAACCCCTTCGAAGACATCGCGCTCATCGATGCGCTGCACAACCACGTCACGAAGATagcccagcagcagctgtcTGTGCGTGACACATGCAAAGCGTTGCTACTGCTCGCCAGCGCGGCGGATGCGGATCCCCTGGCGGCGGCACTGCAGCGTGAATTCAAGACTCTGCTGCAGGCGGTGGAGGCGGCGCTGGACGAGATCTGGACGCCTGAGCTGGTGGGCAGTGGATCGATGGCGCAACACCTCACGGGACCCAATGTGGACTATCTGGCGCTGCAGAAGGAGCAGCGATACGCTTTGATAA gtCCTCTGAAGCGCTTCAAGCCGCAACTGAATCTGATGGACTGGCAGCACGAGATCCTCCAGTGA
- the LOC108026334 gene encoding elongator complex protein 1 isoform X2, whose amino-acid sequence MRNLKLRYCKELDAVAHPRQLLLQPELNGDTADTAFVVSDDKIYAVQESGNVRPKVIADLPDIVGVEFLQLDNAICVASGAGEVLLVDPQTGATKAEGTYCDVGIECMSWSPNQEVVAFVTRTHNVVLMTSTFDVIAEEPLDAELAPDQQFVNVGWGKKETQFHGTEGKQAARQTAGDSTDNQNNEDLNQDVNISWRGDGAFFVVSFVSAQLGRTFKVYDSEGKLHHTAEKSANLKEVVAWRPAGNWIALPQRFPNKSTIALFEKNGLRHRELVLPFDLQEEPVVQLRWSEDSDILAIRTTTKEEQRVYLYTIGNYHWYLKQVLIFDQADPMALLHWDTRIGAEHTLHILKESGKRLIYSWAFAVDRYERSGVVGVIDGKRLLLTDFARAVVPPPMCQKVLQLDNYINAFTWYETSLCVYTCDRRMYSYEPMQQLGGQEPQSSLLMPDEELCRLTLANLTYFSCDYLLATHSSGGSTRLLLLNKEADEDEVNDQGELCYRVQTSLRINGLVNAVTIGANAMDQFYVQTVNNGHTYEVSLKTDNTLKVERAHVQLSQPADQIEWFTIISDSTGGLITLRNKQLLHMDGHRIAEDVTSFCVVGNYLAYTQLNALHFVRLRDRRQVASRNIERGGKLVTAVASEARVVLQLPRGNLEAICPRVLVLELVGALLGRKQYQAAMQMLRKQRINLNIICDHNVEQFVANIDVFLREIKQSQWLCLFLSELQNEDFAKGMYSSNYEAAKQTYPSDYRVEEKVEYVCRLLGQRMEQATRPEDVERFRLPVITAYVKLGRLEQALQLIWREKQTDAALADQLLKYLLYLVDVNDLYNVALGTYDFGLVLFVAQKSQKDPKEFLPYLNELKALPTEYRKFRIDDHLKKYASALSHLAACGEEHYEEALEFIRKHGLYTAGLACYRDHIEFHKSICVAYADHLRANAKLDNASLMYERGGQLQQALLSAKHTLDWQRVLVLAKKLGEPLDQVAQSLVGPLQQQGRHMEAYELVKEHSKDRERQLEVLLEGHLYSRAIYEAGLEEGDALEKIAPALLAYGAQLQNSLHADLQLFLEYKQRLLDIRQRQANNGDGDNDADVDLEEVDLLSDTTSLHSSRYSGTSRGTGKTFRSSKNRRKHERKLLSLKPGNPFEDIALIDALHNHVTKIAQQQLSVRDTCKALLLLASAADADPLAAALQREFKTLLQAVEAALDEIWTPELVGSGSMAQHLTGPNVDYLALQKEQRYALISPLKRFKPQLNLMDWQHEILQ is encoded by the exons ATGCGCAATCTGAAGCTGCGATATTGCAAGGAGCTGGATGCAGTGGCTCACCCCCGCCAGCTGCTCCTGCAGCCGGAACTGAACGGCGACACCGCGGACACAGCCTTCGTGGTTTCGGACGACAAGATATACGCCGTTCAGGAGTCCGGTAATGTGCGACCAAAAGTCATTGCCGATTTGCCGGACATTGTGGGTGTGGAGTTCCTGCAGCTGGACAATGCCATCTGCGTGGCCAGTGGGGCTGGCGAAGTGCTCCTGGTTGATCCCCAGACGGGTGCCACCAAGGCCGAGGGAACCTACTGCGACGTGGGCATCGAGTGCATGTCGTGGTCGCCCAACCAGGAGGTGGTGGCCTTCGTCACCCGCACCCACAATGTGGTGCTGATGACCAGCACCTTTGACGTGATCGCCGAGGAGCCACTGGACGCTGAGCTGGCGCCCGATCAGCAGTTTGTCAACGTGGGCTGGGGCAAGAAGGAGACTCAGTTCCACGGAACCGAAGGAAAGCAGGCTGCCAGACAGACTGCAGGTGATTCCACCGACAACCAGAACAACGAGGATCTTAATCAG GATGTAAACATTTCCTGGCGCGGCGATGGAGCCTTCTTTGTCGTCTCATTTGTGTCTGCCCAGCTGGGTCGCACCTTTAAGGTATACGACAGCGAGGGAAAACTTCATCACACAGCCGAGAAGAGCGCTAATCTTAAGGAGGTGGTGGCCTGGCGACCGGCAGGAAATTGGATTGCCCTACCTCAGCGATTCCCAAACAAGTCCACCATCGCTCTCTTCGAAAAGAACGGCTTAAGGCATCGCGAGCTGGTGCTTCCCTTTGATCTTCAGGAAGAGCCGGTAGTGCAGCTGCGTTGGAGCGAGGATTCAGACATTCTGGCCATAAGGACAACGACCAAAGAAGAGCAGCGGGTATATCTGTATACGATAGGCAACTATCACTGGTACCTCAAGCAGGTGTTGATTTTTGACCAAGCGGATCCGATGGCACTGCTCCACTGGGACACGCGGATAGGAGCCGAGCATACGCTACACATTCTCAAGGAGAGCGGGAAGAGGTTGATCTACAGCTGGGCCTTTGCGGTGGATCGTTACGAGCGCAGCGGCGTCGTGGGCGTCATCGATGGCAAGCGGCTGCTGCTCACAGATTTCGCCAGGGCCGTAGTGCCACCTCCCATGTGCCAGAAGGTTCTTCAACTGGACAACTACATCAACGCCTTCACCTGGTACGAGACCAGCTTGTGTGTGTACACCTGCGATCGTCGCATGTACTCCTACGAGCCCATGCAGCAGTTGGGCGGACAGGAGCCGCAGTCCAGCCTACTTATGCCGGATGAGGAGCTTTGCCGTTTGACACTGGCCAATCTCACCTACTTCTCGTGTGATTACCTGCTAGCCACGCACAGCTCAGGTGGATCCACACGCCTGCTACTGCTGAACAAAGAGGCCGACGAGGATGAGGTCAACGATCAAGGCGAGCTTTGCTATCGTGTGCAGACTTCCCTGCGGATCAACGGCCTGGTAAACGCTGTAACCATTGGAGCCAACGCCATGGATCAGTTTTACGTGCAAACGGTGAATAATGGTCACACATACGAAGTGTCTCTAAAGACGGACAACACGCTTAAGGTGGAGCGAGCACATGTGCAGTTGTCTCAGCCTGCTGACCAGATCGAGTGGTTCACCATCATTAGCGACTCCACTG GCGGTCTCATCACCCTCCGCAATAAGCAACTGCTCCATATGGACGGCCATCGCATTGCCGAGGACGTCACTTCCTTCTGCGTGGTGGGCAACTATCTGGCTTACACCCAGCTTAATGCACTGCACTTCGTCCGCCTGAGGGATCGTCGCCAGGTGGCCAGCAGGAACATTGAACGCGGTGGCAAGCTGGTAACGGCGGTGGCCAGTGAGGCCCGTGTTGTGCTTCAGCTTCCACGCGGCAATTTGGAAGCCATTTGCCCGCGTGTGCTCGTCCTGGAGCTAGTGGGCGCTCTGCTCGGCCGTAAGCAGTATCAGGCGGCCATGCAGATGTTGCGCAAGCAGCGCATTAACCTAAACATCATTTGCGACCACAATGTGGAGCAGTTTGTGGCCAACATCGATGTCTTCCTGCGCGAGATCAAGCAAAGTCAGTGGCTCTGCCTGTTCCTGAGTGAGCTGCAGAACGAGGACTTTGCCAAGGGCATGTACTCCAGCAACTATGAGGCGGCCAAGCAGACCTATCCCTCGGACTATAGAGTAGAGGAGAAGGTTGAGTATGTGTGCCGGCTGCTAGGACAGCGCATGGAACAGGCCACTCGTCCGGAGGATGTGGAGCGCTTCCGGCTGCCTGTCATCACTGCCTATGTGAAGTTGGGCCGCTTGGAACAGGCTCTCCAGTTGATTTGGCGGGAGAAGCAGACGGATGCGGCTCTGGCAGATCAGCTGCTGAAATATCTTCTCTATTTGGTGGACGTCAACGATCTGTATAACGTGGCCCTGGGCACCTACGACTTTGGACTCGTGCTGTTCGTGGCTCAAAAGTCGCAGAAGGATCCCAAAGAGTTTCTGCCCTATCTCAACGAACTGAAGGCTTTGCCCACGGAATATCGCAAGTTCCGGATCGATGATCATCTTAAAAAGTACGCCTCGGCTTTGTCACATCTTGCTGCTTGTGGAGAGGAGCACTACGAGGAGGCACTGGAGTTCATCCGAAAGCATGGCCTGTACACGGCGGGCTTGGCATGCTATAGGGATCATATTGAGTTCCACAAGAGCATCTGTGTGGCCTATGCGGATCACCTAAGAGCCAATGCCAAGCTGGATAACGCCAGTCTCATGTATGAGCGTGGCGGTCAGTTGCAACAGGCATTGCTCAGCGCCAAGCACACTCTCGACTGGCAACGTGTTCTGGTGCTGGCCAAGAAACTGGGTGAGCCACTGGATCAGGTGGCCCAGTCCTTGGTTGGTCCTCTTCAGCAGCAGGGCCGCCACATGGAAGCTTATGAACTGGTGAAAGAGCATAGCAAGGACCGGGAGCGGCAGCTGGAAGTGCTGCTAGAGGGTCATCTCTATAGCAGAGCTATTTACGAGGCGGGTCTGGAGGAGGGAGATGCCTTGG AGAAAATCGCCCCTGCCTTGCTGGCCTATGGTGCTCAGCTACAAAACTCCTTGCACGCCGACCTGCAGCTCTTCCTGGAGTATAAGCAGCGTCTGTTGGACATCCGCCAGAGACAGGCCAACAACGGCGATGGGGATAACGATGCGGATGTGGATCTGGAGGAGGTGGACCTACTGTCGGACACCACCAGCCTGCACTCCTCGCGCTACAGCGGCACCTCACGAGGCACCGG CAAGACATTCCGCTCGAGCAAAAACCGACGCAAGCACGAACGCAAGCTGCTCAGCCTGAAGCCGGGCAACCCCTTCGAAGACATCGCGCTCATCGATGCGCTGCACAACCACGTCACGAAGATagcccagcagcagctgtcTGTGCGTGACACATGCAAAGCGTTGCTACTGCTCGCCAGCGCGGCGGATGCGGATCCCCTGGCGGCGGCACTGCAGCGTGAATTCAAGACTCTGCTGCAGGCGGTGGAGGCGGCGCTGGACGAGATCTGGACGCCTGAGCTGGTGGGCAGTGGATCGATGGCGCAACACCTCACGGGACCCAATGTGGACTATCTGGCGCTGCAGAAGGAGCAGCGATACGCTTTGATAA gtCCTCTGAAGCGCTTCAAGCCGCAACTGAATCTGATGGACTGGCAGCACGAGATCCTCCAGTGA